A stretch of Ipomoea triloba cultivar NCNSP0323 chromosome 11, ASM357664v1 DNA encodes these proteins:
- the LOC115996734 gene encoding uncharacterized protein LOC115996734, translating into MSAKLEGVDLNSEGVSVEAKNVITDPLGNKTPTENLCDQACGASGEGSRVVGNTEASDIELGLKVDNKEGQTDCVRIASGSFVEESCSKASVDLGVDDDVEHVHRLGEEGILDSATDRTGICHDMDLDTQQNSEDKVVSMNGIGNKGTESRDCLDDENATVAVNCMSDEATYIEEAGLNGDPQMVSEGKLMDMEPEDADGKDVKYAASNIEGCVQGSRTEDEGEYSVNDLVWGKVSGHPWWPGQIFESSAASRKAMKYFKKDTHLIAYFGDHTFAWNDVSRIKPFRMYFNQMEKQCYTDAFCHALDCVLDEVSRRVEFGLSCRCVPKEVQVKFKTQNVVNRGIQKESCQRDGGDNLSTASSFSPAVLIQHLKSLATSQCDGVDRLGFVVARAQLLAFNRWNCYDKLSALGECDGLLENDADIQVLQDREEEVPGWTEDDGVPSGSDKETATKSTSVKRRRHPEDTDHMEKKVKLISGSGKNSKKKTDRKVNILSSDNKHKASNLASSDVKMKRTKTSKPPETGNNQSILPKKLLGIGERIQRAAIQLGGSPPVLKSLAEFPPVQDMLLKLSLAAKDPMNGYSMLVPFSRFFCDFRNSTLENAELHDPEEQALSEDPEDEKNTSIGQLDVVVAANPNTENQEKDSMVIESESEDPSGHVDVKEKGSEVIESVSDDPSGHVDVKEKGSEDVEPESDDPSGQLDVKEKDGVNMESESDDPSGLVDGKDEESNPTALILNFQNPEAVPLGADLNKIFSRFGPLDESKTEGLGKTKCAKVVFKRQSDAEKAFSSPGKYSTFGPSLISYRLHYTPTPPDASRV; encoded by the coding sequence ATGTCTGCAAAATTGGAGGGTGTTGACTTGAATTCAGAGGGCGTTTCAGTTGAAGCAAAGAATGTGATTACTGATCCATTAGGAAACAAAACCCCAACGGAGAATCTCTGTGATCAGGCGTGTGGGGCTTCAGGGGAAGGATCAAGGGTTGTTGGAAATACTGAAGCCTCAGACATAGAACTTGGTCTAAAAGTGGATAACAAAGAGGGACAAACTGATTGTGTTCGGATTGCTAGCGGTTCGTTTGTGGAAGAGAGTTGTAGTAAAGCTTCTGTTGATTTGGGTGTAGATGATGATGTGGAACATGTTCATAGATTAGGCGAAGAGGGAATTCTGGATTCTGCCACAGATAGGACAGGGATTTGCCATGATATGGATTTAGATACACAGCAAAACTCTGAGGATAAAGTGGTTTCCATGAATGGGATTGGGAATAAAGGAACTGAGAGTAGAGATTGTTTAGATGACGAAAATGCAACTGTAGCAGTTAATTGTATGAGTGATGAGGCCACTTATATTGAAGAGGCCGGCTTAAATGGGGACCCACAAATGGTAAGTGAAGGGAAGTTGATGGACATGGAGCCAGAAGATGCTGATGGAAAAGATGTTAAGTATGCTGCTTCGAATATAGAAGGATGCGTGCAGGGATCTAGAACAGAGGATGAAGGAGAGTATAGTGTGAATGATCTTGTATGGGGCAAGGTGAGTGGTCATCCTTGGTGGCCAGGGCAGATATTTGAATCTTCTGCTGCATCACGGAAAGCAATGAAGTATTTTAAGAAAGATACCCATCTAATAGCCTACTTTGGGGATCATACATTTGCATGGAATGATGTGTCTCGAATAAAACCTTTTAGGATGTACTTCAATCAAATGGAGAAACAGTGCTATACAGATGCCTTCTGTCATGCCTTAGATTGTGTATTGGATGAGGTCTCTAGAAGAGTTGAATTTGGTTTGTCTTGCAGATGCGTGCCAAAGGAGGTGCAAGTTAAATTTAAAACCCAGAATGTGGTCAACCGTGGCATTCAAAAGGAATCATGTCAAAGAGATGGTGGTGACAACTTGTCAACGGCATCCTCTTTTAGCCCTGCTGTACTTATTCAACATTTGAAGTCCTTAGCAACCTCCCAGTGTGATGGTGTTGATAGATTGGGGTTTGTTGTGGCAAGAGCTCAGTTGCTGGCTTTCAATCGTTGGAACTGTTATGATAAGCTATCTGCACTGGGAGAATGTGATGGGTTGTTGGAGAATGATGCTGACATACAAGTGTTGCAAGATAGGGAAGAAGAAGTTCCAGGTTGGACTGAGGATGATGGAGTTCCTTCTGGAAGTGATAAGGAAACTGCCACAAAGAGTACTTCTGTGAAGCGTAGACGGCACCCTGAGGATACTGACCATATGGAAAAGAAGGTAAAATTGATATCTGGTAGTGGCAAGAACAGTAAGAAAAAAACTGATAGGAAAGTAAACATTCTGTCTTCTGATAATAAGCACAAAGCAAGCAATCTAGCATCGAGTGACGTAAAAATGAAGAGAACAAAAACATCTAAGCCACCTGAAACTGGTAATAACCAGTCTATACTGCCTAAGAAACTTCTTGGGATAGGAGAGCGCATACAGAGGGCTGCAATTCAACTTGGTGGATCACCTCCAGTTCTCAAGTCTCTGGCAGAGTTCCCTCCTGTTCAGGACATGCTCTTAAAGCTCTCCTTGGCTGCCAAAGATCCCATGAATGGGTATAGCATGCTGGTTCCATTTAGTAGATTTTTCTGTGATTTTAGGAATTCAACTTTGGAAAATGCCGAGTTACACGATCCTGAAGAGCAAGCATTATCAGAAGACCCTGAGGACGAGAAGAATACTTCCATTGGTCAATTGGACGTGGTTGTTGCTGCCAACCCAAACACAGAGAACCAAGAAAAAGACAGCATGGTTATTGAGTCAGAATCTGAAGATCCATCTGGCCATGTGGATGTGAAAGAAAAAGGCAGTGAGGTTATTGAGTCAGTATCCGATGATCCATCTGGTCATGTGGATGTGAAAGAAAAAGGCAGTGAGGATGTAGAGCCAGAATCTGATGATCCATCTGGTCAATTAGATGTGAAAGAAAAAGACGGTGTGAATATGGAGTCAGAATCTGATGATCCGTCTGGTCTTGTGGATGGCAAAGACGAGGAATCCAATCCAACCGCACTGATTCTTAACTTTCAAAATCCGGAAGCTGTTCCTTTGGGAGCAGATCTCAACAAGATATTCAGCCGCTTTGGCCCTCTCGACGAGTCCAAGACGGAAGGCCTGGGCAAGACCAAGTGTGCAAAAGTCGTCTTCAAGAGGCAATCTGATGCTGAGAAGGCTTTCAGCAGTCCTGGCAAATACAGCACTTTTGGCCCTTCACTTATTAGCTACCGCCTTCATTACACTCCAACACCACCTGATGCCTCCCGTGTTTGA